The nucleotide sequence CCTTCATAAACGATGCCGATCGTTTCATTGTCTGCTGAAGTGATACAGGAATATCCGCTTCCGCTAAATTCATCCAGCTCTATAAATTTTTCAGGAGGCCAGGAATTCCCGTCATCATCGCTTACTTTTAATGTTATATGATTGCGTTTGGTTTTGGAATTTGGATTTACAAACAGCAGCATACTTTTTTTGTCCCCCTTCTTTGTCTGATAGGTATGTTTGTAAAGACTGGCCATGCAAACCGGCTCCGGAAGGGCGTTCCGGGATGTTTTATGGGTGGTCCAGGTGTTTCCGAGATCCTGAGTAACGGCTACTGCCCGCCCGTTGCCCGCACCCGTTATGCCTTTATTGGCATTGGTGCGCATGTTCAGCATAACCGCTCCGTCGGACAACTGGACTGCTGCACATTCTGTAGTGCTGCTTCCTGAGGCCGGGTTGCCCGTAACCCAGGTATTGCCGCCGTCTTTACTATATGTAATAGTTGAGAATGCTTTTCCAGCAGCATCCCTTCCCTGTGTCGGAAAAACAAGTGTCCCGTCATTCATGGTGAAGCCACGCCCAGGTGCCGGCGCCCAAAGCCACCAGGTTTCTTTTTTACACATCTTTGTTAAATTGACAGGGTCCGACCAGGTCTTTCCATTATCAGTGCTTTTTATCAACAGGAACTGAGCCGTCTGCTTTACACCAAAGCCCGGCTGCGACCCCCTCGCCCTCCATTGATGGTTCCAGTTCGTGCTGCTGTCTTTTAATCCTTCGATCCACCGGCCCTTTTCATCCAGCACTCCGTGCATCCATAGGCCGGCTATAAATACGGTCCCGGTCTTTTCATCAACCAGTATGCAGGGATCGGAGACGCCGTTGAACTTCTGGGGCAGTCCTCCCCATTCACCCATATCCAGTACCCGTTGCATGGGCAACCAGGAATTGCCCTTGTCCGTACTCCTGCTTAACCCGATATCAATATCGCCCTGTAAGTCCCGCTTCGACTGATAGCGGGCATCATATATGGCAAGCAGGTCGCCGTTCTTTGCTGTAGCCAGACCAGGTATGCGGGAAGTATGTACGTTATCCTGCATCATCTGACGAAGGGCACCGGCTATCCGGAACATACCAAACCGGGAGGAAGCAGCTTTCAACTTTTTGTTATTGATCAAAACCGAGGAAACACGTAGTCCTATTTTATCGCCCACTATTGCAGACGGCTTTAAGGAAAGCCCTACCCAGATATAATGGGTCCCCTTTGCCATGCGGAAGTTTCCATTTATAAGGATCGAACGTCTTTTGGCCCGGGTAACGGCAGCAACGCCGAACAGTTCCGCATGCGGTGCTTTTTCTGCAGTCAGGTAATTACTATCCGTATTGCAATAGACCTTCACGGAATCAAGCATTTCCAGCCGGGTTGCCGCACCGATTTCCAGAACGACCTGCTTCAGGAACGACGCATTCCCGTCTTCGCCAGGGGTAACCGCTACTTTTATAAGGCTGGTGTAAGATCTTTCCTTTATTACCGGAACTATAAAATTTCGTTGTACAGACAGGTTACCCTGGCTGAAGCCCGGAGCACCCTGAATCAATAACACGGCAAAAAGTAAAAATCTGAGCATTATAAAAAAATAAACAGGATCAACGATCGATTCTAACACAACTGAGCAACGAATATCTTACGATCCTTCATAAAGCAACCGTCAGCAGGTAATCCGGCAACCGGGTCTTATTCATCCGGCAGGCATTCGTTTTTTAGCTCTTATGTTCTACATAACAAATGTAGGCTATTATTTTATCTGTGCAAATTTTTTTTCAGCACTTTTAACCGGGCAGGTGAAATGCAGGTCCGGGGCTTATTTCTTGATCCGGTCGAAGTGAGGCTGCAGGTGGCTGACCATCCCTTTTTTAAAATCTTCTATTGTTCCCTTCTTTAAGATCTGGATCAATCCTTTGTGGTTTACGGCACCTGATATGAGCTGATCCCCTTCCAGCTTTATCACATATTCAAAAACAGGCAACAGCAGCAGCTGAAACTTCCGGAGCGTGGTATTCCCGGTAATATCATAAAGCTTACCGTGAAAAGCGATCTCATTTTTGATCCGGAAAGGTCCCTTCTCTGTTGTCTTTTCTTCTTTTTCAACAATTTCTTCCAACTCTTTTATATCCTGACGGGTAATGCGGGCAAATAACAGTTCTGCAATGCCCATCTCCAGTACCAGCCGCAGTTCAAACAGGTCCTGCAAGGTGCTGTCGTCCATTATGGTCGGATGCAGCAGTTTCTCCATGGTTCCCACAAAGTCCGGATTGGATACCACCATTCCTACCTTCTTCTTGCTCTCAATGATGCCCATCATCTTGAATTTGCTCAGCGCCTCCCGTACCACATTCCTGCTTACTCCAAGCCGGTTGGCCAGCTCCAGCTCTGTTGGCAATGCATCTCCAATCTTAAAATTATTTTCTCTCAGGTATTTTTGCAGGCTGAATTCCACGTGTTCAGCCATCGATTTTTTGTTGATCGGAGTAAGTTCTGTAGCCATTATTTAATATTGTAGTACAATAATACTAATAAAAATTCCTTGGCAACCACTTTCCGCTCAAAAATATTTACCACTGCAACCGGTGTTCCGGAAGCTGTGCAGGGTACCTGGACAAAGCCGGCAAGCGGATAGTAATATAAAAGTACGGGATATGTGGAAGCCGTTACAGGAGGGTTTTTGTATCGCAGCGGTCTCCCCGGATCCGGTTGCCTGCTGTTGCTTCAGCCGCCCCCGTATCACCAGTAAAGCAACCGTCTTTACTTTTCATGGTGCCACAAAACTGTAAGTAATTGTGGTGTTATAAGTGCCCGGGGGCTTACCAAGTACCTGGGGTACCTTGTCAGCAGCAATGCTGTATTGCAATCCTACCTGCCGGTCGATGACCGGAGCGGAAGCGGATAGGATCTTCTGCGCAGTTGACGAAAGTGTAACGGGCGTCACTGACGGGTCCCCTGTGCTTGAGGATATGGAAACACAGCCCACCGGAATTGTATTGCTGCCATTTACAAGGCTGGAAGAGGAAGCTTTTACATACACATCATAAGCGGTGGTTTTACTGATCGTAAGCGCATTGTTCAAACTGGCTGATACACCCTCCTGATAATCGTTCAGGTTATTAAACGACAGCGTCACATCACTGTTGTTTACACGCAGCTCGCCGAGATCTGCTACGTTAACCGTAAACAGGGAGGATGGTGAAACAGTGGCGGCCTGTGGCGTGGTGCCGGCATCAAAAGCCTCATAGTTAAGCGTGGCAATATACGTTCCTTTTTGTATAAACCCCGCTTTGAGATTCGCCGGGGTGATCGTATAACTGACGGTATTCGTCTGCTTATTACCTGCGGGAACTGTATAACCACCTGCCGGGGAAAGATTCTGATAGGTGCTGCTCAGCGCAATGCCTGCCCCCGGAACGGGAGCTGATACACTGGCCGACAGGTTACCGGTGCCGGTACCCGGATTGGGAGCACCCGGATATCCATTGCTGTATGCAAAAGTGGATGTTGCTGTTTTAACACGCAATCCCAGCGGAACCGTATAAGTGAACGGCAGTGTATGGCTGCTGCTTAGCGCAGTGCTCCTGAAATAATCAAGATTATCCACGGTAGCGGTTATGCCTGCCGGTGCAGGAACAACGATAAAAGGATTGACAATAACCCTTAGGGTTCCGGGATAAGTACTGGCCCCTAAACACAGTGTGCCCCCGGGTGTTGTAAAGATCAGATTGGTGCTGTAGGTTCCCGCCTTCCACGCGTAACTGGTCATTTCTGTCTGAGGGATCCGGTAGCGGATCGTAACAGCCCCGCCGCTTGCCAGCGACAGCAGCGCGGAATAAAGGGTTTGATCAGCGGTAGAGAGTGCACGCTCGGTTGAGGAGCCGCCCAGACTTATATTAGGGCCGATAGCCGTAACAAGCAACCTTATTTTCGACAGTATCGAGGGCGTCAATACAGGGGTAAAATCAGCGGCGGCCCTTGCCCGTATATAGGCCCCCAGGGCCAGCAGACAGCTGTTGGCCGTAAACGAGTTGTCGCTGACGGCTACTTCACTGGCTATATTACTGCTGGTAATCGTAAGAGAAGGGTTCTGCGCTTTACTTAACAGTGTGGTAAAGCAACCTAAAAACAACAGGGAGAAATAGCTTCTATTCATAGACTATTTCCTTTTGCGCTACTTTGAGATCGGTTCCGTCTCCCCCGTCCAGTATCAGGGTTGCCTGGTACTGCCCGGGAGCTAAATTTGCCGGAATCCTGATAAGAACCAGCTGTGAAGCACCTGGTAGCATTGATAGGGTCCGGGGCTGCAGTTTGATGTTATTTCCGGAACTCTTTTGGGTCAGTTCCCCACGCAGGATAGCATCTGCAGGCACCTCGCCGCTATTTTGAATCGTGGCGGCCAGGCACCGCGCAGAGTCCGCCATTACACCTCTGTCCTGAAGCGCTGTAAACTCAAGGTTCTTTTTGCCCAGAGCCGGCAGTATGTTGTAAAGCTGTATCCCAATTTCCACTTTAATGAGTATCGCTACTTTTTTGCCCGACTTATCAATTCCCATAACAGGC is from Niabella beijingensis and encodes:
- a CDS encoding sialidase family protein, which gives rise to MLRFLLFAVLLIQGAPGFSQGNLSVQRNFIVPVIKERSYTSLIKVAVTPGEDGNASFLKQVVLEIGAATRLEMLDSVKVYCNTDSNYLTAEKAPHAELFGVAAVTRAKRRSILINGNFRMAKGTHYIWVGLSLKPSAIVGDKIGLRVSSVLINNKKLKAASSRFGMFRIAGALRQMMQDNVHTSRIPGLATAKNGDLLAIYDARYQSKRDLQGDIDIGLSRSTDKGNSWLPMQRVLDMGEWGGLPQKFNGVSDPCILVDEKTGTVFIAGLWMHGVLDEKGRWIEGLKDSSTNWNHQWRARGSQPGFGVKQTAQFLLIKSTDNGKTWSDPVNLTKMCKKETWWLWAPAPGRGFTMNDGTLVFPTQGRDAAGKAFSTITYSKDGGNTWVTGNPASGSSTTECAAVQLSDGAVMLNMRTNANKGITGAGNGRAVAVTQDLGNTWTTHKTSRNALPEPVCMASLYKHTYQTKKGDKKSMLLFVNPNSKTKRNHITLKVSDDDGNSWPPEKFIELDEFSGSGYSCITSADNETIGIVYEGSQAQLVFEKINIREITK
- a CDS encoding FadR/GntR family transcriptional regulator — protein: MATELTPINKKSMAEHVEFSLQKYLRENNFKIGDALPTELELANRLGVSRNVVREALSKFKMMGIIESKKKVGMVVSNPDFVGTMEKLLHPTIMDDSTLQDLFELRLVLEMGIAELLFARITRQDIKELEEIVEKEEKTTEKGPFRIKNEIAFHGKLYDITGNTTLRKFQLLLLPVFEYVIKLEGDQLISGAVNHKGLIQILKKGTIEDFKKGMVSHLQPHFDRIKK